The Diorhabda carinulata isolate Delta chromosome 12, icDioCari1.1, whole genome shotgun sequence DNA window tttggccttttgcctttcggcacccagccagattcatGTTGTATTCGTGTATTCCCTCTATagttcgagaccatatataacataagaaaaagaaacatttcaatacatgtatgatttgttattttttagtacatgtgtgaaataagctactgTCTAGATAAAAATGAGTGTGCaatctaatattttcaaaagtagtCGTAGGAAATTATGTTTACGCCATGTTTGTTGAAAGTTGACAAAAACTTGGGCTGCATCATCTAATTAGATGTAAATTCCAAACTTTAATACGAATAACACTCGTTATTCTTTATAAGAATttagtaatatttaaatttggaaCTGTAGCGATTTTTTATGACCCATGTTCTCCTTTCCTCCCAAATGGTTTAAGGATTAATCAATTCATAGTATGTAGTTCAGTCAAAACGAAAAATAACTTTCTAgtaaattttactttaaaaaaataaacagccAAGTACTTTCACGTAAACAATTATGGTACGACAAAAAACAATAtacctataaataaatataaagagaTATATCTTTTAATTAAAACAGTATTACAATTATCAacacaaataaattcatttaaaaaatataaattcataacTTTGCGTATTTAGATTTGACTTTTCACAAAATATCAGTAGTTTGAGATGGCACTGTGGATTCATCACTATTGAATCCTTCTGATGATTCAGTTTCGCTTTCAGTTGCACTAACTGGAGTTGGTGTACTATTTTCTGTAGATTCAACGGCGTCATTTCCGCCCTCCACGTTTGATTTGTCTAAATCTCCAGATTTTGCTTCTACAGAAACAGATTCCTTTTCATCGTTTATAACTCCATTAGATAGGTGTGTTTTTCTATAATCTTCATACGATTGGAGCCCGTCAACAGAAAAATCAGAAGTTTGCTGGAGACCTGGGAAATAGTTTCCACCGAAACCAGTTTGGAATCCCTGATCTATTCCGAAGGATTGACCACCAAAACCTTGGACTGCTTGATCATAACCTGTTTGGCCTGATATCAAAGATTGTTCCGAAAGTTGAGTAAGAGTTTGTCCAATCGCGGCACTTTCTTGTACACTTGTTGAAATGGAATCATCAAGCGATTTTGCTGCTGATGAAGATGATAAAATGGTTTTACCATATGAAGTTGGTATATATGCATTATCGACTGATTTTCCATAGACAAAGTTTGGTACACTGAACGCTGTAacgaaaatacaagaaatttttatcatgatatcaaaaaaattatgaatcttaCCGTTATCGTATGTACCTACTGAGGACACAAATTGAGGCTCTTTGATAAGAATTCGTTGTGGTACTTTAACACGGACGGCGCTAGGTACCTCCACAGGGTATGGTTTTGGAACTGGATAACGTACTTCTATTTTCTCTTTGACGTAGACGGGCTTTTCAATTTCCACTGGAACTTTCTTAGTTTTGTAAACTGGATATGGTCTTGGAATTTCTATTGGTACTCTGCAATTATAATAGATTACTACGGGAATATTGGGTTGTATATAAGGATATTCCAACGCAAAATAAGGAAATACGAAactgtgtatatttttttaatacagatatatttggaaatatatattttacctTTCGGCTACTGGAACAGGTACTTTGTGTTCAATTTTTACTTCGTATGGCTTTGGTATTTCCACTGGTACATTTACTTTTACTGGCACAGCGTAGGGCTTAGGAACGGTTACTTTATAAGGAGTTGGAACTTTTACTGT harbors:
- the LOC130899972 gene encoding uncharacterized protein LOC130899972, yielding MKGLLIIFLAYVVFVSAANKNNKKDVNKRSYLFPSDDLVQGIDYQAPYSTYSSAISAPGSIISSAPLSSGYLTPISTSRSAYVSPISTADSVSFSNAGLTSYPAIDTSVYSPSISSVGSSYYPTVDSGLYQSAPVSSVRLQSYTAAESPSVSYVQPQYNVINKKVPVYVSKPVPYEVTKTVKVPTPYKVTVPKPYAVPVKVNVPVEIPKPYEVKIEHKVPVPVAERVPIEIPRPYPVYKTKKVPVEIEKPVYVKEKIEVRYPVPKPYPVEVPSAVRVKVPQRILIKEPQFVSSVGTYDNAFSVPNFVYGKSVDNAYIPTSYGKTILSSSSAAKSLDDSISTSVQESAAIGQTLTQLSEQSLISGQTGYDQAVQGFGGQSFGIDQGFQTGFGGNYFPGLQQTSDFSVDGLQSYEDYRKTHLSNGVINDEKESVSVEAKSGDLDKSNVEGGNDAVESTENSTPTPVSATESETESSEGFNSDESTVPSQTTDIL